Part of the Sciurus carolinensis chromosome 7, mSciCar1.2, whole genome shotgun sequence genome, CTTAGGAAACCTAGTAACCTCAATCAGGATCTCTCAGGCTCCTTGAAGTCTTTTATTAAGTTTCTAGTGGCAGTTGTTTGTTGAGTGGGGTTAAGAAACTCAGCTTTCCTTTTTACTGAATTTATCTGGGAACTTTCTTGTCCCAACTAGATTTTATCTCCTCAGGAACAATGAAAAGTATATCTAAAAATTCCTTAAAGTTCTCTCCTACCTGACACCTTCAGTTTGTTGATGTGACAACTTTACACATGAAAAGCATGTAAaatatactttcaatttttaaaaatatctgaaaaagagTTTTTGGACAGCTTCAGCTCCccaatacacatacatacatacaaagcTGGAcacatagaaaatattatttatttactgaattcattaaaattcttttttttttagagtcagagaaagaaggaagttgATGGGTTGCCTAGCTGCCCtgggtgtgtgtctgtctgtggtgctggggattgaaccccaggccttgtacatgccaggcaagtgctctaccactaagaaATCCTTCAGCAAGACAATAAAAGAGTAATTATACTATCATACCTGATGAAAAATGAGTATTTTCTTCTAATACATACATGTGGATTTCATCACATACATCTGATCTGAAATGAGAAAGTCAATCAAAGAAATGAGAGAGTCGACTTCAGctactcattcatttattggtGTATTCATTTGACATTTGGTGAGTGCCCACAGTGTACCAGCCAGGCACACATCTGGGCTCTGGAGCTAGTGTGGTCAGTGAGGACACCATGCCTCTGCCCCCTTGGAGCTCACAATGCATGGGAAAGATGGTCAGTTAAGCAAGTGACTTATAATTAAACATGGTGAATGTCATCACAGGACACACTAGATACATTAGAGGCACGCAGCAGGGTAACAAAACCACGTGGGTGGCAGAAAAATGACAAGGATCACACATGAGGTGAGAGGTCTTGGTTCTCAGAGGCCCCTTCAAAGTAAGGCAGATAAAAACTGCCTCAAACTGCACTGGCAGGGGAAGGACGTTGTGAGCAGGGAAGGGGCTCCTGCAGAATGGCTGGCGACAGCAGGTGGGTCACTGCCTTGGCCTTTGGAGCATGATGGAGATGATGGCAAAGGTCAAGACGATCACAGCACCGGTACCTCCAATCATCAGACCCAGGGCGCTGCCGTGCACCTGCATGGCCTGACATCGCTCCCCCGTGTAGAAGAAGGCGTGTCCAGAGATGCACCTGGGAGAACAGGACACAGGGAAGTGTGGCAACTACCTGGGCCTCAGGGGCCTCCTAGCAACAAGCACCACCCCAGATGTGACAGCAGCAACCAGCATGGAGCAGTAACACGTGCCTGGCCCCATTCCAAGTGCCCAATGCAAACCATTGAACTGAACCCCACAGGGCAGTGGAAGAGGCAGGGATTGTTACAGTCCATTCTCACTGTCCTCATTTAACTTCAGGAATGTTAGGTAACTTGCTTAAGATGGCGTGGTTACTATATGTTACAGATGTGAAGCTTAATCCTGAGAGGTATAGCCCCAGATCCAATACTCCTGGCCACCAAGAATTCAGGAGAAGTTCTGGGACATTCAAGAACATGGTGCCTGACATTGGCTCTGACATTAATTACAGGGGGAGGTTTCCCAGATATAACTTGATTTACTGCACTGGTTGGAACTTTGAAACTTCCAGCTAGTATCATTTGTAAGGTTATTGTCCTACTACTTATCTCTTAAGGTTTCCCTGAAGTTCACATGAAATCATGAGGATACTGTACCTGTCAAGGTGGTTGATACATGAATGGCACCTAATAACCACACCTTGTTATTTCGGGGACAAGGTGTGTAAAATGTTATTTGATATAAAGATCAACTAATCTCAGAAGCAAGGCATCAAGGGCAGTGTTTCATCCCTTCTATCATGGCAGGTCCAGCCTCCATTTCAAACAACATCTCTGCTGCAAAGGCTACTCAACAGAGCAGGATGAGACAGTCAGAAATCAAGACCCCCTTTTATTAATCCTGAAGATGTTTTACCATTAAAGCCTTCATCTTTAGGCTGGCAACTGACTTAAAATCAGTAATAGCAAATCAGTTCAATTGTTTTTCTAACCCAGTCCCCTCCTAATACAGTTTAATTATATCCTCTCTTTTATTAAGACCTTAATCACAATCCCAAGCTGAAGGTTTGTGGGATATACTTTGATGGGAGGTTGACACGTGAGTCCAGTCATCTAGTAGAACCTGGCATCCAAGGACCTATCAAGTGAAGAGGTGAAGAGAGTACAGACCCATGGCTATGGAGCCCTCAAGAAGCAAGGTGGGCATTCTACAGTAAAAGGAAACAGagggccaggagcagtggcaccctcctctaatcccagcagcttgggaggcagagataggaggatcatgagttcaaaagcattaggtttagggttaggtttagggttagggataaggagagcggtaagaatgaaggaaagaaggactgtatagagggaaaagaggggtgggaggggtgggggggaagggaaaaaaaataaacatcattgccctatgtaaacgtatgattacacaaatggtatgccttgactctatgtacaaatagagaaacaacatgtatcccatttgtatacaattaaaaaaataaataaatataaaaaaaaaatgaaggaccttgtgattaaaaaaaaaaaaaaaaaaaaaaaagccaacctcagtaacttagtgaggccctaagcaactgagtgagaccctatctctaaataaaatataaaaggggctggggatgtggctcagtggttaagcaccactgggttcaattcctgatacaaaaaataaaaacagaaacaggaaatGAAGGGCTCCTTGGAAAAGTGATGGATTCTATAGCTGGTGTAGGGAGAATAAAAGATGAAACTGGAACATCCTCTTGTGCCAGGAAGTAACATTGTATTCATGAAATTATGGGTGGTGTTGAAAGAACACAGTAGTCATTCTGGAAGAGCTCCCAGAGAGCAAAGCTGGAGCCatataagcaataaaataaataatggcaTTACTGAAATATCACCCATGgagtaaaatatttatgattcctTAGTATTACAACCAAAGGGCTGCATTAATAAATGAATGGGGAGAGGATGGCGATTCTTAATAGAAAAATTCTAATTAGTGACCATGGAGGAAGTGGGGGAAACAGGAATCATTAGGAGACCACAGTGGTGATTGCTGTGGGCAGGATCCCCAAGGGGATGCTGAAATTTGTGGGCAAGGATCTGAGGAAAAGCAGGGTGTTTGCATGACCTCAGAGTGTCTCTCCCAACATTGCATACTCATTGCAGAGGGAGGACCCACAGCTCTCAAACAGGAATGCCAGGGGAACGCCCCCTTGGCCAGGTGATGAAGGTTGACGTCACCAGTGACGACATAAGGGTGTTTCACTTTCTATCCTCTCTTGCCCAAAACAATCTCAGTCTAATCACAGGAAAGCATGGGGTaaaccaaaataaggaaaaattacaaaataacccACTGGTATGCTTCAATAGTGTCAAGGGaatgaaagataataaaagaCTAAGGATTATCCTAGACTAAGAAGACTAaggatacataaaattaaaaaaataataataaaaagaaccacATAATGTGGGGTTCTGAATTGGATCCTGATGTAGAAAAAGGACATTGGTGGAAAAAAGCTGGGAAATCTGAGTAAAGTCCAGTGTCTAGGTAGTAATTTTATACCTATGTTTATTTCTTAGTTTTGTCATTCCATGGTTATGTAAGATGTCAACATTAGGGCAAGTCTTTTGAAGGGCACAGGGGAACTTCATAGTATTTTTTGCAGTGCATCAGgaagtctgaaattatttcaaaataaaaattaaaaaagaagaaacaaagtggAGCTAGAAAAGAACTCAGAGGAAATGCAGATGTTTCAAGACGATCTGAATGACTCCTATCCACTTCGTAGTTCTGTCAATGCAGCTGATGTTTGTCATCACACACCTCCTTTTCTGAAACACTTCTTAGGTTTCTTATACAAATGAACATTATAAAAAGAACTATTAAATACAGCAAATTGTGCAGACAGATCTTCGTGTAAGTTCCAGGTCTAGCATTTACCATCTGAGTCACTTTAGACAAATTATATAATCTTCCTGAGCTACAACTTCCCCAAGCACTGAACGAGGACCTATGTCACAGGTCACAGGTGGCAGTGAGGATCAATTTAGATCATGCAGGGGTAATGCTCAGGAGAGCCGGTGACACATGGCAAGCAGTAAAAGCAAATCAGATATTCTCATTCCtgttattaaaaacataataatagtaCCACAGAACTGATAGactatagaaataataataataaaaatagtaaataataacaAATCTTCTCTGCAGTCTGCACTGGAGCAGGTCAGGGAGTAGGAAGTCCCTAGCCTAAGACCCCTGGGTCATTCGTGAGAACTATGGAGGAGTTAGAGATTCCATTAACACCCCGGATGTTGTTGACAACATGACAGTGCCTCTCAGGTGGGAAAAGAATGACACTTAAGACACAGAGGACCTGGGGACTTCTTTGCCCTGCTGATGGGAGTCCACCAATCCAGGCCACATCCTTCTGGAGTCAAGGAAACCACGTCTGGTTGTCCCTCTCACACAGTCATCGCTCTAACCTGCCAACAATGAGCAGCAGTGGGTGCAGGCCTGCCGGCCGCCACTGCCTCCTGGCCACCACGCCTACCTGCAGCTCGCCATGCCCTTCACGTTCACACAGATTCCTTCATTTTGGCAAGGGTTCGGGTCACAAGGGTCTCTGAAGTACTGTGGCCAGTTGTGGTCCTCCATGGGGCCTGTGTTCTCCACTGACCGCTTTTGTCGTCCCAGCAGCTTCTGGCCCCGGCTGTCAGGTAGGGTTTCCTCTAACATGGCTTCTCTGGAACCTTCTCCTGAAATCTGCTGCTCCTGGCCTTGAAGGATGAGGCCTCGAGGGATCAACCTTTCCTCTTTGATGGGAACTTCCGTCTGGTTCAGGTGGGTGAGATCTTCAGGAAATAGACAGGTGAGGAAGACCCAGAATTAACCAGTGACTTTAATTCACAGTTCACTGTGGAGAAAGTTCTCTGGGCCTCTTCTATCCCTCGTGAACATCACCCTTAGGGACGTGGATAAGTGGCTTCGAATCCAGCTGATGACTCATGAGgccaactatttttattttaaggtcatcttttcacattttcatttattgaacTTATAAAAAGAAGCATAACCAAATGGAAATCAGTGAACTGTCATAGTTGATAAATCAACAAGAAATTGAAATTTGGGGTTCTCCCAAAGACAGTTTAAAGTGTagtttttcaccacaaagaaatacaaatgtgtgAGGACGTGCTTATTGTGCTCATCACACAATGTATTAAAACAGCATGCAGTACCCCcagaaatatgtacaattttatgggtaaatttaaaatatatttggaaataagatAAAAGGAAGACATGAATCCTTAACCCATTGAGTAACCTGGGTTGATCTTgtaaaatagctttttaaaaaattttgacctcatccttaaagaagagtTCCACCTTCcatgaaatgcttcaaaatcagTGTCAAAGCAGGGGAGCACACAAGAGCAAGGATGATTGACGGAAGAAGAGCAGCACACGTACCTTCAAAGTCCACAAAAATTATGAGGTCATCGTTTTTAAGGAAACTCCTCCTTGTCAGCATTTGGTGGGAGATGGAGCGACTCCAGCCCCAGTCAAGGGTTCTAAAGCAATCACAGTCCTTATCGTAGTCGCCCACCAGAGATGGCCTGTCCCAGATTACAGAGTCATTTATTGCTGCAAAATGATAAGTAACATAAGATCACATTGCCTTTCATCTTTCACTTTACAATCTGTCTTTCATGAGCATATGGAATTTTATTCATCAGGGAAAAATATGTGGAACAAAgcaggttatttattttttccaggagAACTAAAATTCAGAATCTGGAGGTGAGTCAGGCAGAGAAGCACAGCTCTGAAAGGTCAATTGTCCACTACTGAGAGACTTCCTTAATGAAGAGGGAGAGATGGCTACAGCTGCTTCGTTCTAAGGCTTAAGgttcttcatttgaaaaaatagtttccccattcttttacTGATGTGGGTTTATTTCATGGACATACTAACATTCAGTATTAATTTAGGAGTCAGTACATTAGCTCAGCCCAGAGTCTAGAGAATTCTGAGTATTTGATAAACGATTAGCAGTATCTGCCTTCTCCATTAGACAGCTCAGTGAGGCAGGGACCACCTGACCACTTGTAATCAAAGTACCCAGTACAGAGTTTGCCACATGGTAGGCCCTCAGTAGATGCCTGGTGAGTGAAtttaggaaagagaaggaggagaagatggCATTGAAAGTTTTCACATAATTATTCAATGTGACTCTGTTATTGACATGCTCAAGGGGGAAAAAACGTGAGAAGAAATGTTGTTCTTTCTTATACAAATGAGAATCATTTCTTGGCCCTTCCAGGCTGAGGGGCAGTCCCTATTTATGTTCAAACCACCTACCTGAAGACGTATGGGACTCAGAGGTGGTGAACATCAGGCTTACGGACATCCTTCTTCTAACATCCGTTTCCTGGTCGAGGATTGTCATTATTGCCTGTCTGTTAATCACTGGCCATTCCAAGATGGCATCATTTTCCCCACTGCACAGGTGGAAAGCAATTCCCAAGTAGTCAGAGCTACTGGAGGTTATTCTGCTGTGGGGATATAAGGTCACCCCAAAACCATATCCCTCTGAATTGTAGAATCGAGGGCTCTGAAGTTTGTCCCCTTTAATTGTGTTCTGAAGGACCTGGGAGATATTCCGTACTGTCCAAACCCCGGTGGGGCAGGGAGTTTCCGTGAGAGTGATGTCGTCCAGGTAAATGCCCCCATTTGAGTTCTGAGGGTCACCCTTTGTGCCCTGGAAGAGATAGcgaaatttcttttcctctttcagtGTCACGTGAGCAATTTTCCAATTATGGTCAGAATCTCCTGAGGACAGAGAATAGGTTGGTGATGATTGTGACTGACATTTAGTGGGTGCTCACTAGGAGTCTTGCACTGTGACAGGCACCTGACATCTCATTCAATCTCCTCACGGCAGCCCTATGAAATGGTATCATTACAGACTCATTAAGTAACTTTCTAGTAAGGGAAAATAACTTAAGAAACGGACATCTATGATCTATCTTAAAATCATCTTCAAAACTTACTCATGAATTTGTTTTccactgttatgatttagatgtgaggtatcctccaaaaactcatgtgtgagacaatgcaagaagatttagaggtgaaatgattgggttacaatagccttaacctaaccagtgcCTTAATCCCAGAtggggattaactaagtggtaactgtaagcaggtgaggtgtggctggaggtgctGGGTCCCTGGGTCCGTgcttttggggtacatattttgtccttgttgagagAAGTTCTCCCTCTTCTTCCGCCTTGCcttgccatatcctgagctgcttccctctgccatattcttctgctatgatgtcctgcctcatcctagccccaaggaatggagtcagacatttatggactgagacctctgaaaccttgcaccgccaaataaatttttcctcctctaaattgttattgtcaggtgttttggtggCAGcaacgaaaaagctgactaaaacatgcacCATGTAATTTTACAGGTTCTGTATTTCTTCCTGAGTTGTAACTGAACCCCACGACCTAGTGGTAGCATTAAAATGTCCAAGTATTGGGCTGTACCATGAAACAGACGTTTTCAAAGTCAAATAATGGTAATTCCATAAGACCCAACATTTGACTTGTTGCCAAAATCTGAAAGTctagtttttttctcttcttcatggtACCTGAGGGGGATCTAGACCATCCAAAGAGTCACCATTATCCAGATGCCCACATTCTAGGGATGATTAAGTCTACCTGCTTTTTTGCTGAACTGAACCAGAAGTggtaatttttaattatgtactgaGCCTAAGAGGGTGAGGGGATAGTTCTAGAATGTGGGATTCTGGGCCAAACAACATAAGAAGACATAGAGGAGTCTGATGATACCAGGGAAAGGAAACTGCCAGGTTAGAGTAACTCAGAATTTCCCAAAGTATGCCTTGACTTTGATATTTTGCCTAGGGTAGACCCTAACAATGGGTttacagacaaaaagaaaaagctacATCATAACTTGGAATCTTGCTGGCTAAAATGAGCTCAGATAGGTGAGTGCCACAGAAATTTAATCTGCAATGAAGCTGAGGAAAGGGCCTTTCATATATCTTTGTTCCTTTTCCTGTGTCTTCTAACCAAACATCTGCTTATAGAGTCATACTTCTTCCAAAGTTGAAGATTActcttatttcccttttttctcaaGTCATCCTAAGGACAACTACAGGGACAGGTCTAAAAGTGTTCTATTTCTGGGATGGAGCCATGTGGTTAGGTGGCACAGATATGTAGGACAAGGGTGGAGAAGGTGCACAGATCACATGGGTAACACAAATAAACCTAACTGCCATCTCCTGGGGACAGCACTGCAGCCAGGTGGAAGGCATGTGGAAAGGTAATGGATGACAGAAAGTCCAGATTAGGTACAAAGACACAGGATTTACCCAGCAGGGTTGTAGATCCTGGGAATTTTGACAAGAGAATAAAAATTCCTTTCTGGTTAATGAGTAACTGCCTTGCTTTTTCTTAATAGGTGTTGTTAGAATGAGGTTGAAACATGGGACTGTGGTACTGAGAGGAAGTCCCGAAAGGCTATGCCATCTGGTCAGGGACTCTCATCAATGAAATCATTCAAGTTTTAGCTAAGTGCTTCCACAGGGCTCTCCTGAATCAGTCAGGGTTGGAATACTAGGATTACTCCAGGGAAATTTCATCCTTGTTAGTTCAGAACTGTCATCTATTATAAGGGTTCccctgagtgagtgagtgtgtgtgtgtgtgtgtgtgtgtgtgtgtgcactttcacacatacacatatttgtgTACAAGCTTTTTGCATGTTTGTAAGTTTTGTggattataatatatatgttttatacatAGATATACATATAGACACATTTTACATGTAAGAATTTTGGTGAAAAAATATATCTCACAAAAGTTAAAAGGTATTCAAAGACAATTGTAACTATCTTACTTTGAAAACCCTACAAACACCAAGCAATattcaaataacattttagaaaagtttGATTGACAAATCAGTTTCGGAATGGActgctttaaaaatcaatttatatcaTGCTTCCAGAGAACTTGTGACGCATAGAATGGTTGATTCAGCTTTAGATAAAAGTGATATTAATTCCCATTGATATTAAGATTCTAGCTTATTTTCATATTAAGTATTTAGACTTTGGTAAAGTCATTGGTAAAGTCATTTGGTAAAGACACATTCTCAGCTCTTAAAGGCCATCTAGTTATCATCCTTCCATTTACACCTGCTATCATAAATTTCATCCAGAAAAGTGAACCCCTCAAAACCATTTTCTGTAAGGTTCCCAGATAGTACACAGTGGCTTGATTAGCAGTGATTTGGGCACCTTCTTCTGAATGACTTCTAAGGAGTCTTCCTCCCTTCAAGAGGAGCAGCCTCTTCCAAAGTATGCAAATAAGATTTCCTTTCTCCAGTTCATCTTAATTGAGAAATTCTTTGTTGAATGGGAAAACAGAACAGGAAAGCTTGTCTCTCTATTTATGAATGAATCATTGCCACCACAAAAGAATGTAAGTATTTAGCTTTAGAAGCCTGTGTCTTAATTTATGGCCAGATGATCCTATTGCCCACCTTAGCAGTTTAAGGTTTTCCTTAAACTGACCCTCTTATAGAAATACACAAAGTAACACGTCAAACATGCAAATGATTATAGTGAAATTAACATACATGGCTTATGTTTCCACCAACTTCACAAGTAGATTTCAAGTTACTTcagtatatgaaataatgttatcATTTGTTTTTCCCAGAACAGTTGCGAAGTTATTCATGGTCAATTACTGAACTACTCTCTGTCCAGTCACATCAATTCCTGCATGCCACTTACCTTCCCATCTCCACCTCTGaatcttctattttctctctcatgGCCCTGACTTTCTCCAAAGCACTAGTGAAAACTCAATGTACATATGCCTTTTAAACAGCATGGTTCAACAATGTTGTGGTAACCACATTAGTTGGGTGAAACTTGCCAGACAACATGGTAAGctcttagaagaggaaaaggaggaaagggggaaagggagaagggagggagaaagactAGAAGGggtgagaagggaagggaagaggaagaaagaggagtgCAGTCCCAGGTTTTAAGCCAAGCTGGTCCTCGTGGGAATGCCTCCAGGTACCTTTGAAGGTCTCCATCTTGACCAGCTTGCGCACATTGCCAGTGCTGTCGTCCCTTCTGACCCAGACCACCAGTCTATCTGAAGGGCTTCctgtcattttataaaaaaactGAAGGCACTGCTGCTTCCTCTTTGGGTAAAAAATTCGAGACTCCAGCAGGGCTGCCTCTTCTGTTTCCCCTGAGCTGGTGTCGAAGTACATGAAGAAGCCGGCGCCTGTGGAGAGAGCAGCCCAACATTCCATCTCTGGCTTCCCATACCCAGGGTACCGTCCACCCAGGCAAAGTGAGACAGGGAACAAAAAGGCTAGAACtcttctgggaaaataaaaagaaggtcaTTTGTCAGTATTCTCTGTATTCAATGTACACAGTCTCTGGCTAAAGCCACAGTTGGaagcttttatatatatatatatatatatattttttttttttttttaatcagggattgaacccaggggtgcttaaccactgagccacatccccagccctttttattttttgctttgtgacaggatcttgctaagttgctgtgggcctcattaagttgctgaggctggcctcaaacttgtgattcttctgattcagtctcccaagttgctggggttataggtgtgtaccaccgaaCCCATCTTTAAAGCCACAGTTCTGCACAgtgtctcttttattttattgttgcattacAGTTATGTAAAagaatgggattcattgtgacatattcatacatgcacatagaatAATTTGGTCTCATTCCCTCTTTCTCTGACCTTTCCGTCCATATCTCCTGCCCCCATCCCTTTCTTCTACCctcctgatctctcttctatttttatgatatcccttttctcttgttctttctcttttgattacCTTTGTTCCAAAGGTTTTAAAGTGTATACCACCTCTGACTTAAAGAAACACAGGCTTCAACCAAAGTTTGATAGGATGTGTTATCTATGAAACCTGTTCTATTTTCCTCATTGACATCACTATTTAAACTAGAGATTCACTCTAAGGAAAAGGGTTGGCCTCCTAATTGTATAAGAAACTACAGGTTTAGCAtctgaattttaagttttcaaaatgagAAGGGTTCAATTTCCCCTGCTTCTACCCTCATAACTGGGTATATTACTGGGTGTAGAAGCATTTTTACTATTCAATAGAACAGTGCATCCAAGACATAATAAGGACTAAAGGAGGATTTCACCTGCAGTTAAAGGAAAGCTGTGGAAGAATACTGGAAAAGAAGGTGAAAGGATCCATATTAGTGCCTGAGCTGGAGTTTGCCTAACCCAGATGCCTCAAAACTCTTTCCCCTAAAAGTGAACAAGTGGCTAAACAAATGTTTCGAAAAAACAGCACAGTTTTCAAAATCTAGCACAATGAAAACTTCTTGCATATAAAGAGGTGCTCTAAACTGCATTTCTGCACTCAACTCCTTATTACAGGAGTACTCCAATCAAAACATTTCACAAGATAAAAATCAAGTGACCATATAGATAGTCCTGGGCCCTCTGGCAATTTTCCCTGCCTTATCCTGCCTCACACAGACAGCATGTACTTTTTGTATTGGCAGCAAGCACTGGTGGCTTAAATTAGCTTTCTAAAAGGCTTAAAAATAACTTCATGGGGGCTGAGTTTGTGACTCCATGGTACAGTGCTAGCCTAGTATGCAGAcggccttgggttctatcccagaaccacaaaaacaaaacaaaacgaaactcCCAACTTAAGGGCTTTAATATTACACccaagaaaattgtattttctggCATGTTCTTATCAATACTTGAACTTTGTTCTGATTCCTCTGCATCATAAAATACTGAATGCTCAAGTTAAAGAAAAGTAGAGCTCGCAGAGCTAAGAAGGTTTCCAGGCCATCCTTACTCAGAAATTCCTGCCCGTGGACTAGGGAGTATGAAGTGAAAGTCAATAACTCAAACCTGGGGCTCAGGAGGTCTGAATGTGTGCCCCAGCTGTGTCACTAACCAGatgctctttcttttctctgggttGCAAATACGAGGTAGGTTCTATCTCAAGGAATCCTTCGGGTTCTTCAAGTCAATGCATCTAGTGAAAGTGCTCTTTAGCCCCTTAAATGCCACCCAAGAGGAAGCATGATGGATGGTCAAGTTACCCTGATAAGGTTTTTCTATACATTTCTTCTGGGGTGTGctcctttcctttcctacttGAGTAGTAGAACATTCTTCCAATAgattcttctcaaaaaaaaaaaaaaaaatcatgtctctGTCTAGCTAGAATTTGTGTATTAGCCTAACAGTGATCCCAAAGAGAAGGGTAGAAAGGCTATGTTGGCAACTTGGAGAAAGCATCAGACTTGGATCACCCATTGGACAGTTGGGATGGTAGGTATGAAAAGATTCTGTGGTGCAGAGACTTTCGGCCTCTGCCAAGGCCAGAGGAAGAGTGGCAGTGTCTTTGACCTGGACATACTCTCTGGTGACCTGGCATCTGGGACACAAGCTAGGTCCCTTCTGAAAAACATGTAACCAACTCTCAAACAGGTTGGACTCAGTGATTTGGCAGTGACCAGAGGACCTATAGAATGGTGCATCCAAGTCCGGTCTTTGAAAAGTTCATTATAATCTGTAACTCCACCTGCTTCAGGGGTTGAGATGATTACCATGACAGGCACATAATAAAAAGATGCTAAAATAGAAAcggaaaagtgaataaaaaaaaaaaaaagtgaagctgCTGGTCTGTAGCTGGGTACTCTATATGGATTGTCTTCTTTCACTCTCCTCTGTGAAGTATTAAGATCTTAATGTTCAGAGTTATACAAAttcaaagacttttttaaaaaaattaaaaaacacccTACAATAACTTCTTGTGGTCACAATtagtaagtggtagagccagaTTTCAAACCCAGGTGTGTCTGACTTTATGGTTGTTTTGCTACAATAACCATACCTAGGAACCACCTGAAACTGTGCTATGCAATATGGTGGCCACCAAACACATGTGGCTACTGAGAGCTTGAATTGTGGATGGTCCAGGCTGAGATGTTCTGTAAGTGTAAAATATGTCATATTTCAGACACTTTATATTAAAAAAGCAAAgtatctcaataatttttatactgGTTACTTGTTTAAATGTTAATCTTTTGGATGCACtggcttaaataaaatattaaaataatttcacctgtttccttttactttttatgtgacTATTAGAAAATTTTACATCACATATGTTGgctaatgttatatttttattggtgtacaCTGCTCTGGGGACATTACCCTTAATTACAAGGTCACATCTTATAAACCTTATATTCATATCGGTTTCATCATTgctaaaattcatcttttttttttttgcatctccAGAGCAtg contains:
- the Mep1a gene encoding LOW QUALITY PROTEIN: meprin A subunit alpha (The sequence of the model RefSeq protein was modified relative to this genomic sequence to represent the inferred CDS: substituted 1 base at 1 genomic stop codon); amino-acid sequence: MIWMGSTCVLSFTLFFAHIAAVSIKHLPEGDVSDSDFDEQKDISEINLAAGLDLFQGDILLQNSRNALRNPTSRWKFPIPYILADNLDLNAKGAILYSFEMFRLKSCVDFKPYEGESSYIIFQQFSGXCWSSVGDQHVGQNLSIGQGCDYKAIIEHEILHALGFYHEQSRTDRDDYVNIWWDEIIPGYQHNFNTYDDSFITDLNTPYDYESVMHYAPFSFNKNESIPTITAKIPEFNSIIGQRLDLSAIDLERLNRMYNCTATHTLLDHCAFEMTNICGMIQSTRDDADWVHEDGTQNGHLDHTLVGQCTGAGFFMYFDTSSGETEEAALLESRIFYPKRKQQCLQFFYKMTGSPSDRLVVWVRRDDSTGNVRKLVKMETFKGDSDHNWKIAHVTLKEEKKFRYLFQGTKGDPQNSNGGIYLDDITLTETPCPTGVWTVRNISQVLQNTIKGDKLQSPRFYNSEGYGFGVTLYPHSRITSSSSDYLGIAFHLCSGENDAILEWPVINRQAIMTILDQETDVRRRMSVSLMFTTSESHTSSAINDSVIWDRPSLVGDYDKDCDCFRTLDWGWSRSISHQMLTRRSFLKNDDLIIFVDFEDLTHLNQTEVPIKEERLIPRGLILQGQEQQISGEGSREAMLEETLPDSRGQKLLGRQKRSVENTGPMEDHNWPQYFRDPCDPNPCQNEGICVNVKGMASCRCISGHAFFYTGERCQAMQVHGSALGLMIGGTGAVIVLTFAIISIMLQRPRQ